The DNA region TAAATAATAGAAAGATAGCAACGAAAGGATGGAACTGGGGAGAATTTAAATTAGAAAATTCTAATTTATGTTTTgatatagataataaatatgCTTTTAATTTACCTACGAATAATATTAATCAATTAAATGTACAAATTAAAACTGATATTGCTATggaatttaaaaatgaagaaaacAGTAATAAAGGTAATGAAGATTTCTTAGCTGAAATACGTTTTTATTATCCACatgaaaatgatgaaaatcaaaatttccagaatttaaaaaatgatttattGGAAAAAGTAAATATAGGAGATACCAAAAGTGAAAGTATTGCTTCTCTAACTAATATACCTCTATTAGTTCCAAGAGGTAGATATGATATTGAAATGTATTCAAGCACATTTAAGTTACATGGAAAATCTTATGATTttaatatacaatatactaatattaataaaatgattttAGTACCAAAAAGTAATTCTAATCaatatgttttaatatttagtttaagtaataaaatgaaacaAGGACAAACAGAATatccttttattttaatacaattaaataatgatgatgatatgGAATTAGATATAAGTGCTAGTGATGAAGTTATGACAAAATATAAACTTGAAAAAACTATTTCAGGAAAAGCTCATGATGTTGTAACCAAACTTTTTACTGCTTTAGTTAATAAAAGTGTTATTGTTCCAGGAGATTATCGAACTTCTAAAAACCAACATGGTATTACTTGCAGTTATAGAGCTGCAAGTGGTCAACTTTATccattaaataaatatttcctttttattgTAAAACCGGTTATTCTTATTTCCTTTGATGATATTGTAACACTCAGTTTTCAGAGAACAGGAAATATTAATCAACACCGTTTCTTTTCTCTTATTATTAAACACAAAAGAGGAATGAGCTAtgaatatacaaatattgATAAAAGTGAGTATAATCCATTACTTAcctttttaaaaagtaaaaatattaatatacaAGATGATGCAAATGATTTAGAGAAAAAAGCAGATTTCCATAATGAATTAGATGAATCCGATGAAGAAGAATATGTTGCTGATGATGACGACGATGAAGATGATTATGTTGCTGAGGAAGAGgatgaagatgatgatGGCGATGATGAcgatgatgatgatgaggaagaggaagaagaagaagacGATGATAAATAgttttaaaattaaaaattatggCATTATTcaagtaatatatatatatatatatatattaatattacatttgtgaatataaaaaataagtatTTTGCTACAcatgaaaaatatttgaataatttaaaagaagttatattttatatataagaaaaatgatatattcctttttttttttttttttttcatattttaccatgtacaatattattatattatattatatattccattggaatattttatataacatgTTCAATTTATAACTATCAACAATTAAACTTTATTCAatgacatatatatatttataccaaaatattatcaacattcaggtaaaatatataactatatattttgttgtcaaattaaaattaaaaggGTAAATTATAAAGATTAATCATGTTcacaaaaataaaagtaaacaataataacagaaaaaaaaattaaattaaaaaaaaaaaaaaaaaatatatatatgtgtattatatataaatgtaattaaaaagaaatagTTATGGATTTAAAATTCATAAAGTTATGTGTTcttttcataaaataaataaatatatatatatatatatatatatatttacatattatgACCTTATGTGTGCgttaatatatttatacgTTAATATTCTTTTCGTGTATCTTTTCATATTCTTCCTTCTTTATTTTGGAATAATTTTCAGCTTCCctataaaataaataatatatatatatatatttattaatttttttacgagaaaatatacatataaatgcataatttcaaaaatatgatattaCTTTATAAAACCCATAATCCTAttaacaaaattattattccCAACATTCTGTTTTATGAATGTCTTCTCGTTAGTTAGTGGCTCATGTTTTTGCAATTCAAAGAATATTGAAATAAACTTGGTTAGTTCATATGACTGAAAAAGAATAGAAcgaataaaataaaatgattaaataaaataaataatataaaaattataacaaCGTGTATAATAGTAGTTAcatgataaaaatataacacatatatatatatatatatatatatatatatatatatatgtgtataattttttatgtattacATTTCTAAAACAGCACAATAGGTTTAAAATACATTTGAGCCTAATTAGTACTTTGCTTTTtagtatattattaatatcagCTATTACACATGCTTTACTTTTCAAGGTATCcatatttttgttatttttataagttgcatatatatccttacttatgtttatatattctttggataaaataaaatcgTTAATTTCCAatttttctaataataggagaataatattattaaaataagGATATGcaatattaatttttttagGAATTTCTATATGATATACTATAATCCAATATAAACGAAAATATCTCTTTGCTAAATATATGCCTATTAAATTTTCTaatgtttttattacattataTTGAACTTGTCTATCTTCcatttttccttttttttttccttttccttttctttttttctttttttttttaaataaaaatgatcCGTTACGACAATTTCcatcatcattatcaaTAAAACTTTCTCTTTTTGAAAAACATGTAGAAAATCTAAAACGtgttttaatatatttgacAATTTTCTTTAGAGTgattcttctttttttttgtaattttcctatatttatatttctctcttcatatatatttattatatatttccacatatttttaatattttctatttgTCTTTTGACTgatattttatgaatatttgTGACTTTTACTAGTTCACctgtatatttatttatattattaatatttttatattttattatttccttttctaaattaaaatctatatcataataaattCTTATTAACTTTAATGCTTTATGTTTACTAATTGGGACATAAAAATTGGAAAACCGTAAATCTAAATTCATTAGATGATAAGacaatatattaaatatataaaattgttgctttatatataagcataaaaaatgttggaaaaatatatttcttgaattataattattatcattattatcagTATTGAAAATATTCAATATTCTATTTTTTACAAAGAAAACATTATCTTTAGCTCTTCCTATGGGAATTTTTTCTTTCCCaccttttttttcttcatttgttattttctttatatgCAACCCTTCTTCATTCTTATTCTTTTCATcctttttgtttttctttaaatCGAAATAAAACGAATTTTGTAGAACACATAACACTTCTTCTTctataaaaaaggaataatagtaaaatatatatatatatataataaataaaaaatgaataatacaatataatatgtttttaaaataaccacgataaaataaaatttcaTATGTATGCATTTTATTTAGTAAAATGTTTCCTattttgttaatatatatccGATTGCACatttattgttataataaaataatatatatatatatattatatatatttggTACTTGGatgtttataataacacaagtattattttttttttattatatattatattaatatgttattaatatgaatatttttcCTTACCATTGTATCCTCTCAACCATAAATCGAAGATGCTGAAATTTATCTCAGTTATATTAGGAGAAAATAAAGGAATATCAAATTCGGTTATgtccattttttttttagtgtttcattatatatgtaatatatatatataatatatattttttgttttatgTTCCTTTCATATTTCgaataaaaatgaaataatggttcttttctttttttttttttttttttttttttttttttattatatcatttttttagATGTTTTAATACAATTCCATTTTGAAAAAGGGGatggaaaatatatatataacaagACTTTAAATGTTTCTCTATTCAGattgaattatatatatatatatatttatttatttttttttacaaatatatttatttaaaagaagaaaataaaaaatatataaataaaattgtaCTGAAACTTAAATAAAcatgtatacatataatatatatttatatatgtatacatatttttttacttttatttgtaattatatatatatatatatatatatatatatatatatatttttatgtattaaaaTGTATCTTCCTTTTATATAAAGGATTATATTGTGTATCAGAGCATGTTTAAGCTTTTATCTTGtcatttattttcataagGAAATCAAAattgattatataaaatatatgtatatatatatgtacatttaaatatttatttaaaatgctatagtttatttattatatgtgCAATTATGCAAATTTGAATTTTGTGAGTCTttgaaagaaaaatataaataggTGACTTTTGGAAAATCAcatataacaaaaaaaaaaaaaaaaaaaaaaaaaaaagaaggaaagaaaaatacaataaacatagtataacaaataacatataaagaataacttataaaaaaataacataaaaaaatatatgattcataaaaatattaaaatctaaaaaaaatgtcATCTACATATTTAACATTATAAAAATCACAAATTTcaaaacaaataaaaaaaaataaaaataaaataaaataaaataaaagaattaaagAATGACaagaatatttattatatatatataattttattttattattatttttttatatgtgtaatataatataaaaagtgTGAATAATCTTATTATGTGATCATATATCccacatatataatatatacttaaTCAAAATTGACAATAGATATCTTTGTTATCAAAATTTGAATTCTTATAATTGGAATCATTTAGATTAATATTTCTGTCTTCATAATTTATggaattattattataagatTCATAGGAACtttgtatattttgtttaCTACTTTGACttgtattattatcattattttcagatttatatttatattgattattaaatttttcGTAATGTTGTTCATCAGATGATGAAATAGTTctattataataattattttgatagttcatattatcattagggtttatattatatataccaTCATCaaattcattattattaatattattattattattattatttgatgaattttcttttatataattatattgttcattctgattatatgaatatacatttggttgataaatatttttatcatttgtAATTGATTCagaataattattatgcacattttgaatttttgaaattttatcattaatataatcattcatattttcactactattataattactatatttatatgataaatcATCATCTGTTATATCttgataattattttttgaagtatcatatttaatatCATGTGATATGtaattatctttattatttttattaattttattatgagTAATGTTTTgtttatgaatataatcATTTGTATAATACTCATTATATGTATCCTTATCATTTTGTTGATCAGaatttgtataatattCGTTGTGGTCATTcttataattaattttacAAGAACTTTTATCATAAAATTTTTGTTCAGGGTTATATTGATTTGtttgttcttttttgtatttatttaaattaacTGTTGACATAGTTGTAATTTGTTGTTTGATAAAATTAGTGTTACAATTATTTCTAAGATGTActaatatatacatatttacTTCTTCATATCTACTAAGATATGGAAAATTTCCTCCTGATTTCATAATAGCATATTTTGCCAATGGATATGCTTTTTTCatatcatcatttaaaGAATCAGGATAGATATTATTAAGTGTTTGTAATATAGTAATACATTTatcattcatataaattttatcaatattatcaGAAGATAATTGTAAACTTATTCTTCCTCCTAAATCTGCTGCTGAAATTAAATCAATTTCATTACTCATAAATTCTAAAGAattcatttcttttaaatctatatgttcataatttaaataaatgtaattttctaatataattttttttaataaaacatGAGGTAAGAAACTATAAAattttccatatatatttcttaaaGATGCTATAGATGCAAAATTATCTGTTTTTCTATAAGAATTacataaaattaaagaTTCCACTTTTGATGGATATAATTTAGCATACAACTGAATTAAATAGCCACCTAAATCTGAAGCAAAAAAATGAGCTTTCtttatattcaaatattCTAATATGTTACACATATTTTTCATCCAATCCTTTAAATTGTTATAACAAGGATACTGTAAAGATATTACTCGAAAACCTAACCTACTTAAATTATCTAActgataaaaataacatcCAGCAGTTCCACATACACcatgtaaaaatattactaTATTCTCATTCTtactattaatatcatAATAACACCATACTAAATCACTTTTTGGCATCGACAATTTCTTCAAGGGATATTTTGAgcaaaattttttataaccCTCATGCATAGACAACTTTTCTAGTTCCATTTCTTAATAAACAAATtacaaaaattattaaaaggaaaatattaacaatgtacatatatacatgtacataaatatatatatatatatatatgtaattattttattaatttgtataaaaataaaaataatcctttatatttcaatttatccctatatatattaagaaaaaaaaaaaaaaaaattaattagGATAGATTCTTTCTGTCAGCTTAgatttatatgataaatatatcataaattaaatataaatagcATTCTATATTCACACgaattaatatatatatatatatatatatatatatatatgtatgtatatgattaaaataaaaaaataacagttcatttcatttttacatacgatattctttttttgtattcactataataagaaattattatatatttgtatttattttatcatattattctttatttacctttttaaaatattatatagatatttcctcacattttaattttctGACTCTAgaatataacatatataaatatatttaaattttttttttattattaaataaagaagTTGGAATATTATTCGTTTAAAAAActataaaattaaaatttagTTACTATTTTAAAATTGTACATGGACATTTGATATTATgcaaataaataaaaatatatatatatatatatatatatatatatggataaTTTCACTCTTCATTAGAatcatatgtatataatatatatatattatatattataaaattaatatgtaAACTACTTTTAAACTgcttttatatatataaaatgttgtatagttaatattaaaaaaaaaaaagtacaaaaaaaaaatatgcaTTTATGgttatttaattttatcaaatttacaatattataagttattaattttatttttttcttcacataacaaaataattaagTGAAACATTAACATTTAActatttaaataaatatatgttttttaatatatatattttaatacatatgaaatttttatgaaaaattgaaaatacggttgtttatttttgtacgcaaaaaaaaatatatattatatgtatgtatattatatatatatatatatatatatatatgcaatattaatataaaaaaaatgatacctttaataataaatatatatatgtatgtgtatattttttaattttaaatattaaaatgtcaatttattataatttcatGTGTCctttaatattatttatttattgttttattttttatgcgatatttatttaaatgaagGTATTATATGAAGAGTTGAAGAAAGAACATGCATAAATTTCTGATATTTCAAATGTGATCTTTATTAAAgtcaatattatatatatatatataataaagtaTAGTATAAATATGGGGGGatttaattataatcatattacatatatgttatatgaatatatttatatgtataatttattctttattttttttatttttataagtGCATCTTGTCCTTtaaatgtttatttttatataaaatttcgtattttttaaataatatttaaattttttttagaaaatataaggaatattatatatttatatgcaTGGGgagggaaaaaaaaaaaaaatgaaaataacctacatataagtatatatatatatatatatatatataagattATTCTCCTTTTATgtgaaataataaattctGGAAATATGCGAATAGTTAAAATTATCTACACACcttaataaatatatattttatagaATAATACTCATAAGAGGTTTTAAATGGGcaattatttaaaaacatAAGAAACTTTTCTAcatatatcaaaatattataaagtATTATActtttgtatatataatacatttggttatttattttacataGGGACTTTCAAAAGAATAAATccataaatataatttatattatatgtatgtatattttttttttttctccttcttataagatattatatagaCACACATATCAATGTAAGTGTATTATTATAGTGGTActatataaattaaaacaCATTCTGTGTTgaaacaaaataattattgacaataataatttatatataacctaaaattataaaatattataatataatataatatttaattttatttttgaattagtttctaaaattatcatttttctttttttttttttcttttttttacatattatattattttttaaggttatataacaataatatttgaACATGTGTAATAgttaatacatatttagatttttttttacttcTACTATTGGAATTATTTTAAGTCCTTTTTTCGTGTGTTctttttcaatttttatatttatatgaaaattaaaaaaatatatattgtaaataaatatatatatatatatatatatatgttgtgtaaaaaaaaaaaaaaaaaaaaaaaaaatataagaaaagAATCAATTTCATATCCTTTTATgaattacaaaaaaaaaaaaaaaaaagaaaagaaataatccctcttttgttatattttatatttttcacatttgttaaatattttaaaatataatctGTAGcaatattgaaaaaaaaaattatggAAGAAATTTCTAAAAAGtttgaaaaattaaaagaaaatataagaaggtttaataatgaaaataaaatattcgatttaataaaaaatgtagaGAAATACTTTTTTAGTGATAAATCAAATCAAAAGGACAATTTTAATgatatgttatttttaatacaatattctttaaaatataaggGCACATGTAAGTGGCCAAATTATAGTAACTTATTtgtaataaattataatttaaatgagaattttaaaaacatggtacaaaataataaagagTTTTTTGAAGAGTATGTAAGAATGAATGAGaatgaatatattacacagaataaagagaaaaatataaatcgTGATGACATTAACAAtgatacaaataatatggatAGCAAAGAAATTTTcttaaataataataataataataataataataacaataatttGTTTACAACAAGTGATATTCAAttaaatgaagataatatgaaaaagaaaataaaagaacATAACCAGATAAGtaataatgattataaaaagaaggaaagaaaaataaatacatattttaatgatgatataagcttatttaataaaataaaattacaaatatttatgtatatgaTACTTAACAATTATagaattaaaatattagtTAATTCATTATCAGCATTAAATCGTCCTATcaatgttatatatataaattgtccaaataataaagaagaaaaaaaaaaaatttacgATAAATTTACTAACTTCTTTTCAtcttattataaatttaataatacatatattaataacattaaaaaaaataattatcaaAGTATTATAAAAGATGATAATTGTTCTTGCTCAGAGTTATCATCATTGAAACAAAATATGACAACtattgataataaaagtaataataaaagtgaCAAATATATAGGAGGATATAATCCAATAAACAATACTATATGGTTATgttcaaataatattactaattattataaattaaaatatatattaacacATGAACTTATACATGCCTTTGATTTTGCTAGAGCAAATATAGATATGTATAATTGTAAGCATATTGCTTGTTCAGAAATTCGAGCCTATAATTTAAGTAACCAatgtaattattttaatagCAAATATTTTGTAGGAAATAAAGATGTTTTTAATAGTTCAAAATCTTCAGGAATTGAAAATActtcaaaaaataaatgtatatataataatgtcTACTCATCATTATATCAATATAAACCTTGTAGTACTGATACCCATAcctatataaataatgtttTTGATAAATGTCTACATGATTACTGGCCCTTCATGTGTCCTCCTGAGCAGGACAGTAAATACAAACCCTCCAAAATTTTTAAGAAGGattaaaatgataaaaatgaattaaaaaatataaacataaacaAAACTGTGTCTTTATTATATGCcaccatatatatatatatatatttatttatttatttatttgtttatatgCCCCTTGTCtaattaacatatatataactcttaaatttttattcttttcatattttttttttttttttcgtacacattaatttgtttttatttgtatttttttgtttgtttcttatttttttttttatttttatatttttttgttgatataacaatttttctgtaaaaaaaatttattttttttatgaaaaacAAACCCTTTTGATAgtaatacaaaaaaaatattaataaataaaacaaaataagatagaaaaaaaaaagacaaataatatagaaataagacattattgttatacatattattaagtTATAACACATTTTTgtaaaacaaaaaaaaaaaaaaaattaaaacatatatatgtatatatatatatatatatatatatatatttttatatttatatatttattattttattataatcgTATTAACACTTCCATTAATTAACCTTCCCTTTGTGCGAAATATGTCtctttttttgttttttccTGATTTGTATcaaaaattttttcttcaagAGGAATATTTTGCAATAAATTTTTGTCTTCCTCCTTTTTATCATCGTCTATATAGCTAGCTATATTATCTTGTTCTATATTTTCGTCTAATATACTATCTTCAATTAAAGCTAGTTCAGCATCAATTTCTTGTTCATCCAAATTTAGTGGTATATCATATGAGgatgataaaatatttccAATTTCTTTGGTATCCTCTATATAATCAAATAGATCATCTTGTAatttttcaattttatttatatttacttttttaatattttttttcaacaCCTTGCTTGTATTTTGTAAGGCCTTATATGTATCAATAGAAAGTTGAACATTATCATTTgcatattttatttgatcAATATTAAATTGTATACCCATTGTGctttctttattattttcatatactttctttttttgtataatatttgcAGCTTTATTTCTTAAACTGTTGATAATGTGTTGATTAACTggatttttttttttttcttcttcaattttttgttttattacatttagttccttattatatttttctatattttcatcaatACTTTTAACGCTTTTTTCGAGGGTGTCTAACAGAGAcgttaaaaaaaaaaaaaataaaataatacacaaaggataaaaatatacaaagatggataattaaaataaataaatatatatatgtttctATAAATTTGGACTTAtgtattcatatttatatatatgatacTATTATATGTGTTACAAATAATTgggaaaaatataagacAACATATATGAGAACTTATTTGATCATATATgaatatgtatataaataaacatatatatatatatatatatatatatatatatttatattatattcatttaatttttttacaatatattaCCATAAGCTTCATCCAATgttttatcttttttacCCTTGAAGAACCTTAAaagattaaaaaaaagaaaaaaaaaaaatttaaat from Plasmodium gaboni strain SY75 chromosome 14, whole genome shotgun sequence includes:
- a CDS encoding putative FACT complex subunit SSRP1, with amino-acid sequence MGDNNASSGSSPVLSVGNIRGFGGSDFGSFRMSNEFLGWKNKKTNNVYQYKCSDIDEGCWIKTSYNNNRLHLKLGESKENIIIYFDGFPDRNVSEITQHFQKYFNIRLNNRKIATKGWNWGEFKLENSNLCFDIDNKYAFNLPTNNINQLNVQIKTDIAMEFKNEENSNKGNEDFLAEIRFYYPHENDENQNFQNLKNDLLEKVNIGDTKSESIASLTNIPLLVPRGRYDIEMYSSTFKLHGKSYDFNIQYTNINKMILVPKSNSNQYVLIFSLSNKMKQGQTEYPFILIQLNNDDDMELDISASDEVMTKYKLEKTISGKAHDVVTKLFTALVNKSVIVPGDYRTSKNQHGITCSYRAASGQLYPLNKYFLFIVKPVILISFDDIVTLSFQRTGNINQHRFFSLIIKHKRGMSYEYTNIDKSEYNPLLTFLKSKNINIQDDANDLEKKADFHNELDESDEEEYVADDDDDEDDYVAEEEDEDDDGDDDDDDDEEEEEEEDDDK
- a CDS encoding hypothetical protein (conserved Plasmodium protein, unknown function), coding for MDITEFDIPLFSPNITEINFSIFDLWLRGYNEEEVLCVLQNSFYFDLKKNKKDEKNKNEEGLHIKKITNEEKKGGKEKIPIGRAKDNVFFVKNRILNIFNTDNNDNNYNSRNIFFQHFLCLYIKQQFYIFNILSYHLMNLDLRFSNFYVPISKHKALKLIRIYYDIDFNLEKEIIKYKNINNINKYTGELVKVTNIHKISVKRQIENIKNMWKYIINIYEERNINIGKLQKKRRITLKKIVKYIKTRFRFSTCFSKRESFIDNDDGNCRNGSFLFKKKKKKRKGKGKKKGKMEDRQVQYNVIKTLENLIGIYLAKRYFRLYWIIVYHIEIPKKINIAYPYFNNIILLLLEKLEINDFILSKEYINISKDIYATYKNNKNMDTLKSKACVIADINNILKSKVLIRLKCILNLLCCFRNSYELTKFISIFFELQKHEPLTNEKTFIKQNVGNNNFVNRIMGFIKEAENYSKIKKEEYEKIHEKNINV
- a CDS encoding acid cluster protein 33-like protein, whose translation is MELEKLSMHEGYKKFCSKYPLKKLSMPKSDLVWCYYDINSKNENIVIFLHGVCGTAGCYFYQLDNLSRLGFRVISLQYPCYNNLKDWMKNMCNILEYLNIKKAHFFASDLGGYLIQLYAKLYPSKVESLILCNSYRKTDNFASIASLRNIYGKFYSFLPHVLLKKIILENYIYLNYEHIDLKEMNSLEFMSNEIDLISAADLGGRISLQLSSDNIDKIYMNDKCITILQTLNNIYPDSLNDDMKKAYPLAKYAIMKSGGNFPYLSRYEEVNMYILVHLRNNCNTNFIKQQITTMSTVNLNKYKKEQTNQYNPEQKFYDKSSCKINYKNDHNEYYTNSDQQNDKDTYNEYYTNDYIHKQNITHNKINKNNKDNYISHDIKYDTSKNNYQDITDDDLSYKYSNYNSSENMNDYINDKISKIQNVHNNYSESITNDKNIYQPNVYSYNQNEQYNYIKENSSNNNNNNNINNNEFDDGIYNINPNDNMNYQNNYYNRTISSSDEQHYEKFNNQYKYKSENNDNNTSQSSKQNIQSSYESYNNNSINYEDRNINLNDSNYKNSNFDNKDIYCQF
- a CDS encoding putative metalloprotease gives rise to the protein MEEISKKFEKLKENIRRFNNENKIFDLIKNVEKYFFSDKSNQKDNFNDMLFLIQYSLKYKGTCKWPNYSNLFVINYNLNENFKNMVQNNKEFFEEYVRMNENEYITQNKEKNINRDDINNDTNNMDSKEIFLNNNNNNNNNNNNLFTTSDIQLNEDNMKKKIKEHNQISNNDYKKKERKINTYFNDDISLFNKIKLQIFMYMILNNYRIKILVNSLSALNRPINVIYINCPNNKEEKKKIYDKFTNFFSSYYKFNNTYINNIKKNNYQSIIKDDNCSCSELSSLKQNMTTIDNKSNNKSDKYIGGYNPINNTIWLCSNNITNYYKLKYILTHELIHAFDFARANIDMYNCKHIACSEIRAYNLSNQCNYFNSKYFVGNKDVFNSSKSSGIENTSKNKCIYNNVYSSLYQYKPCSTDTHTYINNVFDKCLHDYWPFMCPPEQDSKYKPSKIFKKD
- a CDS encoding putative vacuolar-sorting protein SNF7 translates to MKFFKGKKDKTLDEAYDTLEKSVKSIDENIEKYNKELNVIKQKIEEEKKKNPVNQHIINSLRNKAANIIQKKKVYENNKESTMGIQFNIDQIKYANDNVQLSIDTYKALQNTSKVLKKNIKKVNINKIEKLQDDLFDYIEDTKEIGNILSSSYDIPLNLDEQEIDAELALIEDSILDENIEQDNIASYIDDDKKEEDKNLLQNIPLEEKIFDTNQEKTKKETYFAQREG